One Papaver somniferum cultivar HN1 chromosome 10, ASM357369v1, whole genome shotgun sequence genomic window carries:
- the LOC113319016 gene encoding uncharacterized protein LOC113319016 isoform X1, giving the protein MVFFFGGMFVLQTLCAVWIFRDKNVKKESNLGNSKSEIVNENQKGEILPNLMGVNDDYKFQMEEIRVLAREVRESEVKKKLSDSNKLGSTGTGGDDNGKKFVKGNTNIRKEVDGKLSKLEKRLRSVREKSTTAALSVSYLSEQSSKVEEDKKEFENLNGKGEDERVISKRKKKFRSYYPKLADSENQPKGFQYEKDASESNGSANFDLSAEKVQDGAESLDNDLGRRKDRQKEDSQSLTADSALKKSMLQGNGEVVSELSGKSLQSLERKLRERENLKRGTGMKSENGKPRSGSIQEATHEVGKLRKSRESKKSTSRSMTKEVEHSLRINNVRENPGLKKNDFWWMKLPYVFAILLRRGPDKGAAKGLYSLKMDESSLSCTVAFEDRRDATNFTYILESFFDDLGSVSADVVPLSMEEVKEAIKSSMKLIVVRKGQLHLYAGQPLGDVETALRSGIN; this is encoded by the exons atggtttttttttttggtggcaTGTTTGTTTTACAAACTCTATGTGCAGTTTGGATTTTTAGAGATAAAAATGTGAAAAAAGAATCTAATTTGGGAAATTCAAAGTCAGAAATTGTGAATGAGAACCAAAAGGGGGAAATTTTACCTAATTTAATGGGTGTAAATGATGATTATAAGTTTCAAATGGAAGAGATTAGGGTTTTAGCTAGGGAGGTTAGGGAAAGcgaagtgaagaagaagttgagtgATAGTAATAAGTTGGGTTCTACTGGGACTGGTGGGGATGATAATGGTAAGAAATTTGTGAAAGGTAATACCAATATTCGGAAAGAGGTTGATGGGAAATTAAGTAAATTAGAGAAGAGGCTTCGTTCTGTACGAGAGAAATCAACTACGGCGGCATTATCTGTTAGTTATTTGAGTGAACAGTCAAGCAAGGTTGAGGAGGATAAGAAGGAGTTTGAGAATTTGAATGGTAAAGGGGAAGATGAGAGAGTGATATCTAAGAGGAAAAAGAAGTTTAGAAGCTATTACCCGAAGCTTGCTGATAGTGAAAATCAACCTAAAGGATTCCAGTATGAAAAAGATGCATCGGAAAGTAATGGTAGTGCAAATTTTGATTTATCGGCTGAGAAAGTGCAAGATGGGGCTGAATCTTTGGATAATGATTTAGGGCGACGTAAGGATAGGCAGAAAGAAGATAGTCAGTCTTTAACTGCTGATAGTGCTCTAAAGAAGTCCATGCTGCAGGGAAATGGAGAGGTGGTATCAGAGTTGTCTGGTAAGTCTTTGCAATCTCTCGAGAGGAAgcttagagagagagagaatctGAAAAGGGGTACGGGGATGAAAAGTGAAAATGGCAAGCCAAGGTCTG gttccatccaagaagctactcatgaagTAGGAAAACTGAGAAAATCAAGAGAATCGAAGAAAAGTACTTCTCGAAGCATGACGAAAGAAGTTGAGCACAGCCTGAGGATAAACAATGTAAGAGAAAACCCAGGGCTAAAGAAGAATGATTTCTGGTGGATGAAGCTTCCTTATGTCTTT GCTATTCTCTTGCGTAGGGGTCCAGATAAAGGAGCAGCAAAAGGTTTATATTCTTTGAAAATGGATGAGAGCTCTCTGTCTTGTACTGTTGCTTTTGAGGATCGCCGCGATGCCACTAACTTTACGTATATACTGGAGTCATTTTTTGATGATTTGGGCAGTGTCAGTGCCGACGTTGTACCTCTTTCAATGGAG GAAGTGAAGGAAGCCATAAAGTCGAGCATGAAGTTAATTGTAGTGAGGAAGGGGCAACTTCATCTTTATGCTGGTCAACCACTCGGAGATGTTGAGACGGCTTTGCGCTCTGGCATAAATTAA
- the LOC113319016 gene encoding uncharacterized protein LOC113319016 isoform X2 has translation MVFFFGGMFVLQTLCAVWIFRDKNVKKESNLGNSKSEIVNENQKGEILPNLMGVNDDYKFQMEEIRVLAREVRESEVKKKLSDSNKLGSTGTGGDDNGKKFVKGNTNIRKEVDGKLSKLEKRLRSVREKSTTAALSVSYLSEQSSKVEEDKKEFENLNGKGEDERVISKRKKKFRSYYPKLADSENQPKGFQYEKDASESNGSANFDLSAEKVQDGAESLDNDLGRRKDRQKEDSQSLTADSALKKSMLQGNGEVVSELSGSIQEATHEVGKLRKSRESKKSTSRSMTKEVEHSLRINNVRENPGLKKNDFWWMKLPYVFAILLRRGPDKGAAKGLYSLKMDESSLSCTVAFEDRRDATNFTYILESFFDDLGSVSADVVPLSMEEVKEAIKSSMKLIVVRKGQLHLYAGQPLGDVETALRSGIN, from the exons atggtttttttttttggtggcaTGTTTGTTTTACAAACTCTATGTGCAGTTTGGATTTTTAGAGATAAAAATGTGAAAAAAGAATCTAATTTGGGAAATTCAAAGTCAGAAATTGTGAATGAGAACCAAAAGGGGGAAATTTTACCTAATTTAATGGGTGTAAATGATGATTATAAGTTTCAAATGGAAGAGATTAGGGTTTTAGCTAGGGAGGTTAGGGAAAGcgaagtgaagaagaagttgagtgATAGTAATAAGTTGGGTTCTACTGGGACTGGTGGGGATGATAATGGTAAGAAATTTGTGAAAGGTAATACCAATATTCGGAAAGAGGTTGATGGGAAATTAAGTAAATTAGAGAAGAGGCTTCGTTCTGTACGAGAGAAATCAACTACGGCGGCATTATCTGTTAGTTATTTGAGTGAACAGTCAAGCAAGGTTGAGGAGGATAAGAAGGAGTTTGAGAATTTGAATGGTAAAGGGGAAGATGAGAGAGTGATATCTAAGAGGAAAAAGAAGTTTAGAAGCTATTACCCGAAGCTTGCTGATAGTGAAAATCAACCTAAAGGATTCCAGTATGAAAAAGATGCATCGGAAAGTAATGGTAGTGCAAATTTTGATTTATCGGCTGAGAAAGTGCAAGATGGGGCTGAATCTTTGGATAATGATTTAGGGCGACGTAAGGATAGGCAGAAAGAAGATAGTCAGTCTTTAACTGCTGATAGTGCTCTAAAGAAGTCCATGCTGCAGGGAAATGGAGAGGTGGTATCAGAGTTGTCTG gttccatccaagaagctactcatgaagTAGGAAAACTGAGAAAATCAAGAGAATCGAAGAAAAGTACTTCTCGAAGCATGACGAAAGAAGTTGAGCACAGCCTGAGGATAAACAATGTAAGAGAAAACCCAGGGCTAAAGAAGAATGATTTCTGGTGGATGAAGCTTCCTTATGTCTTT GCTATTCTCTTGCGTAGGGGTCCAGATAAAGGAGCAGCAAAAGGTTTATATTCTTTGAAAATGGATGAGAGCTCTCTGTCTTGTACTGTTGCTTTTGAGGATCGCCGCGATGCCACTAACTTTACGTATATACTGGAGTCATTTTTTGATGATTTGGGCAGTGTCAGTGCCGACGTTGTACCTCTTTCAATGGAG GAAGTGAAGGAAGCCATAAAGTCGAGCATGAAGTTAATTGTAGTGAGGAAGGGGCAACTTCATCTTTATGCTGGTCAACCACTCGGAGATGTTGAGACGGCTTTGCGCTCTGGCATAAATTAA